The Pseudomonas cucumis sequence TCAGCAGGCCATGAAGCTGGTATTGCTGGCCACCGTGCCGGGGATGCTGATGTTGTTCTGGCTGTACGGCTGGGGCGTATTGATCAACCTGATTCTGGCGGCTATCACCGCACTGGCCGTTGAGGCGGCGGTGTTGCAGCTGCGCAAGCAACCGTTAAAACCGACGCTGAGCGATGGCAGTGCGCTGGTCAGCGCGACGCTGTTGGCGCTGGCCTTGCCGCCTTATTGCCCGTGGTGGCTGACGGTCAGTGCTGCGGCGTTCGGACTGTTTTTCGGCAAGCACTTGTATGGCGGCGTCGGCAAGAATCCGTTCAATCCGGCGATGCTCGGTTTCGCGTTGGTCTTGGTGATGTTTCCCCAGCAAATGACCCATTGGCCAGCGTCCCATGGCATGGATTTGTTTGGTGGGCTGCAACAGGTGTTCGGCTTCAGCTTCGGTCAGGCACCCGATGCGTGGGCCCAGGCCTCGGCGCTGGACAGTCTGCGAATCAACAAAAGCCTGACCATGGAAGAACTGTTCGCCGGCAACCCGGCATTCGGCCGTTTTGGTGGCCGAGGCATGGAATGGGTCAACCTGGCGTTTCTGGCAGGCGGTGCGTTTCTGCTGCAGCGGCGGGTATTCAGCTGGCATGCGCCGGTCGGCATGCTCGCAAGTCTGTTCATCATCAGCCTGTTGTGCTGGAACGGTACGGGCTCCGACTCTCATGGCTCGCCACTGTTTCATCTGTTCACCGGCGCGAGCATGCTCGGTGCCTTCTTCATCGTGACAGAACCGATATCCGGCGCGAAAAGCCCCACCGCCCGATTACTGTTCGGCGTAGGCGTGGGGTTACTGACTTATCTGATTCGGACATGGGGCGGGTATCCGGACGGCGTGGCCTTTGCGGTTTTGCTGATGAACCTTTGTGTACCGGCGCTGGAACGGTTTGCCGCGTCCAGGCAGGAGCCAGTTGCCCCATGAACCGAGCGACGAACGCTGTGATCCTGGTAGTGCTGGCAGGCCTGGGGATGGGCGCGACTTACCTCGTGCAGCACACCGGCGCCACGCGCGTTGCCGCCGAACAACGCCTGATCGACAGCCGCCAGTTACTGGATCTGCTACCGCCCGACAGCTACGACAACCAGCCACTGGAACACCCGCTCAGCCTCGAAAACACTCCCTTGGCCAACAGCACACTGTTGGGTGGCTACCTGGCGTCCAAGACTGGTCAATCGAGCGCCGTGTTGCTGCGCAGCCAGACACTGGGCTACACAGGCTCCATTGAGTTGCTGATCGCCATAGACCCCCAAGGCAAGTTAATGGGGGTCAAAACCCTCAAGCAATCGGAAACCCCTGGGTTGGGCGGCAAGCTTGCCGATTGGCCTAATGCCTGGCTGCAGGTGTTTACCGGCAAGTCTCTAACCGACCCCGATGACAATGGCTGGGCCTTGAAAAAGGACCAAGGGCAATTCGATCAGATCGCCGGCGCGACCATCACCTCAAGAGCAGTGATCAATGCCACCCATGACGCGCTGCGCTACTTCGATGAACACCGGCAACCGCTGATCGGGAGCAGCGCCCATGAATAAGTCATCAACCCTGCAGAACTCGCTGATGCTTACGCCCTTGATCGGCGTCACTGATTCATTGGTAACGGCCCTGGGCCTGTGGCTGATGTTGGCCCTGGTGCTCAGCGCTTACGGCGTGAGCATGGGCATCTTGCGTTCGCGACTGATTCCGGCAACACATTTGCTTGCCTGCCTGTTGCTGGCCGCCACGTTGACCAGTTGCGTGGAACTCGCCATGCAAGCCTGGTCGCTCCAATGGCACCAGCATCTGGGCCTCTACGCAGGATTGATCGCCTTGCAATGCGTCGTGCTGGAACACAACGGTTATTTTCACAGCACATGGCGTGATCGACTGCGTCTGTGTGGCCTGTTCGGCGCCTTGATGGTGGGCCTGGGCCTGCTGCGCGAGCTTCTCGGCAACGGGACACTCGGTAGCCATCTGTCCTGGATGGCCGGGGCCACGCAACCGGACTGGCAAGGCTGGACGCTGATCGTCGACGGTGGCCTG is a genomic window containing:
- a CDS encoding RnfABCDGE type electron transport complex subunit D codes for the protein MSPLESVDERLQQAMKLVLLATVPGMLMLFWLYGWGVLINLILAAITALAVEAAVLQLRKQPLKPTLSDGSALVSATLLALALPPYCPWWLTVSAAAFGLFFGKHLYGGVGKNPFNPAMLGFALVLVMFPQQMTHWPASHGMDLFGGLQQVFGFSFGQAPDAWAQASALDSLRINKSLTMEELFAGNPAFGRFGGRGMEWVNLAFLAGGAFLLQRRVFSWHAPVGMLASLFIISLLCWNGTGSDSHGSPLFHLFTGASMLGAFFIVTEPISGAKSPTARLLFGVGVGLLTYLIRTWGGYPDGVAFAVLLMNLCVPALERFAASRQEPVAP
- a CDS encoding RnfABCDGE type electron transport complex subunit G — encoded protein: MNRATNAVILVVLAGLGMGATYLVQHTGATRVAAEQRLIDSRQLLDLLPPDSYDNQPLEHPLSLENTPLANSTLLGGYLASKTGQSSAVLLRSQTLGYTGSIELLIAIDPQGKLMGVKTLKQSETPGLGGKLADWPNAWLQVFTGKSLTDPDDNGWALKKDQGQFDQIAGATITSRAVINATHDALRYFDEHRQPLIGSSAHE
- a CDS encoding Rnf-Nqr domain containing protein: MNKSSTLQNSLMLTPLIGVTDSLVTALGLWLMLALVLSAYGVSMGILRSRLIPATHLLACLLLAATLTSCVELAMQAWSLQWHQHLGLYAGLIALQCVVLEHNGYFHSTWRDRLRLCGLFGALMVGLGLLRELLGNGTLGSHLSWMAGATQPDWQGWTLIVDGGLHLVTLAPGGFILLGLLIAAHQAWTRRPAASL